The Cryptomeria japonica unplaced genomic scaffold, Sugi_1.0 HiC_scaffold_123, whole genome shotgun sequence genome contains a region encoding:
- the LOC131865847 gene encoding germin-like protein 8-2, which translates to MANRMIYFTLGLFLLICCYSDRVMAGDSDPLQDFCVADEESKVLVNGFVCKDPMQVSADDFFFRGLGQAGNTDNDVGSNVTMANVKQIPGLNTLGISLVRIDYAQNVGHENAVAISALSSQLPGVQTIANSLFAADPPLPDSVLAKAFRITQEVVDYIQKKFA; encoded by the exons ATGGCTAACCGAATGATTTACTTCACACTGGGACTTTTTCTGTTGATATGTTGTTACAGCGACAGGGTCATGGCAGGGGATTCCGATCCCTTGCAAGATTTCTGCGTTGCAGATGAGGAAAGCAAAG TTTTGGTGAACGGGTTCGTTTGCAAAGACCCAATGCAAGTTTCAGCAGACGACTTCTTCTTCCGGGGACTTGGGCAGGCAGGGAACACCGACAATGATGTGGGCTCCAACGTAACGATGGCGAACGTTAAACAGATACCAGGCCTCAATACGTTGGGAATATCGTTGGTCCGCATCGACTACGCA cagaatgtggggCATGAAAATGCGGTGGCCATATCTGCATTGAGCAGCCAGCTTCCGGGAGTTCAGACAATCGCCAACTCTCTGTTTGCAGCGGATCCTCCTCTCCCAGATTCCGTATTGGCCAAGGCCTTCCGCATCACACAGGAAGTTGTGGATTACATTCAGAAGAAATTCGCATAA